One genomic window of Syntrophales bacterium includes the following:
- a CDS encoding pyruvate formate lyase family protein — MAQVETEKRITEEMRKRRAYWSKAMRGKGRILAGEKDVARIPYREGITLDIERARLVAMGYKEAEALGEPPVLQRARGLAKLLDNMTLYILPDERIVGNINGKPDSVVTYPELWWRWLDKALDTDYKTLLSDEERQELHEIHKYFSNKAVHGMERQLLPPEVLPYWFYNNHGAMSWLHGGRTGVANYEKVFKWGLKGILEEAKERLKKLDSNPDEYLAADYLDKKQFLQAVIISLEAGIRYGQRWAEKLTEEAQRETDGKRKKELEEMARVWEQVPANPARTLHEVLQCYWFIFLVTRILDLQTPGGGDRFDQIMYPFYRKDVEEEKRFTRLEAQELVEHLFLKMNEEGQLVPPVQAGGGMTLMTARVLTLGGQTREGKDVTNEMTYLAMDAANTTKLAQPALAIRLHRDTPTQFLYKIADSQRINAGIYSFFNDEMMIPYLESFGISHEDALDYSTEGCMRWAIPGKPLGCRALGGYEVLPKHLEYALYQGWNKFSGKKWGVDSGDPRTWTSIEDVIQAYLTQLRFFMERHIAICNLVDVLDGKYLYQPFLSALLDGCIENAKDCRHYKFFPNTIIQPVGQITLVNSLAAIKKLIFDEKKVTMDELIDALKNNWEGKEELRQMFINAPKFGNDDDYVDSLARDIYSRTTQVIRSFKNIWGGDWLEDGTGGATYFAYSGLLGATPDGRKDRQNVNDGTISPEIGTDKKGPTAVLNSVAKIDHKGTMTHLLNQKFTPQYLTEEYKDVFASYLRTFVDLGIHHIQFNVLDREAFIDAQQNPEEYGDLVIRVAGFSAYFVDLEKGLQDQIIARTEQELAA; from the coding sequence ATGGCCCAGGTAGAAACTGAAAAGAGAATTACAGAGGAGATGAGAAAGCGAAGAGCCTATTGGAGTAAGGCTATGAGGGGTAAAGGGAGGATATTGGCTGGGGAAAAGGATGTAGCGCGCATCCCTTATCGTGAAGGTATAACACTTGATATCGAGAGGGCACGCTTAGTCGCCATGGGATATAAGGAAGCTGAGGCATTAGGGGAACCACCAGTGCTTCAAAGAGCGAGGGGCTTAGCCAAGCTTTTAGATAATATGACCCTGTACATCCTCCCTGATGAACGGATCGTGGGGAATATTAATGGTAAGCCCGATAGTGTGGTCACCTATCCTGAGCTTTGGTGGAGGTGGCTGGATAAAGCCCTCGATACGGACTATAAAACCCTGCTCAGCGACGAGGAGAGGCAGGAACTTCATGAAATTCATAAGTACTTCTCAAATAAAGCGGTGCATGGGATGGAAAGACAATTGCTCCCTCCCGAAGTGCTACCTTACTGGTTTTACAATAACCATGGAGCTATGTCCTGGCTGCACGGTGGGCGCACCGGAGTAGCTAATTACGAAAAGGTATTTAAATGGGGACTGAAGGGGATATTAGAGGAGGCAAAGGAGAGGCTAAAAAAACTTGATTCAAATCCAGATGAATACCTTGCCGCCGATTATCTGGATAAAAAGCAGTTTCTTCAAGCAGTTATAATATCTTTAGAGGCAGGCATTAGATATGGGCAAAGGTGGGCAGAGAAGTTAACAGAGGAGGCGCAGAGGGAGACGGATGGCAAGAGGAAGAAGGAGTTGGAGGAGATGGCTCGGGTGTGGGAGCAGGTGCCAGCAAATCCAGCCCGAACTCTCCATGAAGTTCTCCAGTGCTACTGGTTTATATTCCTTGTTACTCGCATACTTGACCTGCAGACGCCTGGAGGAGGGGATAGATTTGACCAGATTATGTATCCCTTCTACAGGAAGGATGTAGAAGAGGAGAAGAGGTTTACCAGGCTCGAGGCCCAGGAACTGGTAGAGCACCTCTTCCTCAAGATGAATGAGGAAGGACAATTGGTCCCTCCGGTGCAGGCGGGTGGTGGCATGACCTTAATGACGGCGCGGGTTTTGACCCTGGGAGGGCAGACCCGTGAGGGAAAAGATGTCACCAATGAGATGACCTATTTAGCCATGGATGCGGCTAATACGACAAAGTTAGCTCAGCCGGCACTGGCGATAAGGCTTCACAGGGATACTCCAACGCAATTCCTATATAAGATCGCTGACTCACAACGGATAAATGCCGGCATTTACTCTTTCTTCAACGACGAAATGATGATTCCCTACCTTGAAAGCTTTGGTATTTCCCATGAGGACGCCCTCGATTACTCCACTGAAGGGTGCATGAGATGGGCCATTCCGGGCAAGCCTTTAGGTTGTCGCGCCCTGGGGGGCTATGAAGTTTTACCCAAACACTTAGAGTATGCCCTATATCAGGGGTGGAATAAATTCAGCGGTAAGAAGTGGGGTGTTGATAGCGGTGATCCACGCACCTGGACCTCCATAGAGGATGTGATACAAGCCTATCTCACCCAGTTAAGATTTTTTATGGAGAGACATATTGCTATTTGTAACCTGGTGGATGTTCTGGATGGGAAATATTTATATCAGCCTTTCCTTTCCGCCTTGCTCGACGGTTGTATTGAAAATGCTAAGGATTGCCGGCATTATAAATTCTTTCCTAATACGATTATTCAACCTGTGGGGCAAATAACCCTGGTTAATTCCTTAGCCGCCATAAAGAAACTCATCTTCGATGAGAAAAAGGTTACTATGGATGAACTTATAGACGCCTTGAAAAACAACTGGGAAGGGAAAGAAGAGCTACGCCAGATGTTCATCAATGCCCCCAAATTCGGCAACGATGATGATTATGTTGATTCGCTGGCAAGGGATATCTACTCAAGAACTACGCAGGTTATCAGGAGCTTTAAGAACATTTGGGGCGGAGACTGGCTTGAGGATGGCACAGGGGGCGCTACCTATTTTGCCTATAGTGGGCTTCTTGGGGCCACTCCTGATGGGAGGAAAGACCGTCAAAACGTCAATGATGGGACGATTTCCCCTGAGATTGGCACAGACAAGAAAGGTCCCACGGCGGTCCTCAACTCTGTGGCTAAGATAGACCATAAGGGGACTATGACCCATCTACTTAATCAAAAATTTACCCCTCAGTATCTAACTGAGGAATATAAAGATGTCTTTGCTTCCTACCTTCGCACCTTCGTTGATTTAGGGATTCACCATATCCAATTCAATGTTCTGGATAGGGAAGCTTTCATTGATGCCCAGCAAAATCCGGAAGAGTATGGGGACTTAGTAATCCGGGTAGCTGGCTTTAGCGCTTACTTCGTTGATTTAGAGAAGGGGCTTCAAGATCAGATTATCGCCAGAACTGAGCAGGAGCTTGCCGCATGA
- a CDS encoding acyl-CoA dehydrogenase family protein: MYELTEEQRMVQQAIRKIVSKEIEPKMGEIDKIGDFPFDVAKMLIDHGFHLLPLPEEYGGYDSVLMNCLGIEELSKASIVVGYMLGAPSSVVNCFKGSKNEVAKKKYLKRLADGEFPAFSITEPDAGSDVGAIRTKAVLEGDEYVINGGKCFVTQGGVADFYVLFAKLSPEKGLDGIGAFVVDRKTEGVNIERINEEMGKHCGPTADISLTDVRVPKENLLGGEGEGMKLGFEAINPTRLYVASTAFGAAEAALDYATRYAKERVAFGRKISEFQAVQMLLAEMAIRIEASRSLLYRVASMMDDPKKKERTPGFAALTKCFVTEKALEVANYAMDVLGGHGYMMDHPLERIMRDIKSSHYMEGTNQIARVHTARAVLNGTINDSL; this comes from the coding sequence ATGTATGAACTTACCGAAGAACAAAGGATGGTGCAGCAAGCAATTAGAAAGATAGTATCCAAGGAAATAGAGCCGAAGATGGGGGAAATAGATAAAATTGGGGATTTCCCTTTCGATGTCGCCAAAATGCTGATAGATCACGGATTCCATTTGCTGCCCCTTCCTGAAGAGTATGGAGGATATGACAGTGTTCTTATGAACTGCTTAGGCATAGAGGAGCTTTCTAAAGCAAGTATAGTGGTGGGTTATATGTTAGGGGCGCCGTCATCGGTAGTGAATTGCTTTAAGGGATCAAAGAATGAAGTAGCGAAGAAGAAATATCTCAAGAGGTTAGCTGATGGTGAATTCCCCGCCTTCTCCATAACTGAGCCTGATGCGGGGAGTGATGTGGGAGCAATAAGAACAAAGGCTGTTTTAGAAGGAGATGAATATGTTATAAACGGAGGAAAATGTTTTGTCACACAAGGGGGAGTGGCAGATTTCTATGTTCTTTTTGCCAAATTGAGTCCAGAAAAAGGGTTAGATGGAATAGGAGCATTTGTGGTAGATAGGAAAACAGAAGGAGTAAATATAGAGAGAATAAATGAAGAAATGGGGAAGCATTGTGGACCAACAGCAGACATTTCTTTAACAGATGTCCGGGTGCCAAAGGAGAATCTGCTAGGTGGTGAAGGGGAGGGAATGAAATTGGGATTTGAGGCAATAAATCCCACTCGCCTTTATGTCGCTTCTACGGCATTCGGTGCAGCTGAAGCCGCTTTGGATTACGCCACCAGATACGCTAAGGAGAGAGTAGCCTTTGGCAGGAAGATATCTGAATTCCAGGCAGTTCAGATGCTGCTTGCGGAAATGGCTATACGTATAGAGGCTTCTCGCTCTCTGTTATACCGAGTTGCTTCTATGATGGACGATCCAAAGAAAAAGGAGAGAACTCCAGGATTTGCCGCGCTTACTAAATGTTTTGTCACTGAGAAGGCACTTGAGGTGGCTAATTATGCGATGGATGTCTTAGGCGGGCATGGATATATGATGGATCATCCATTAGAGAGAATAATGAGAGACATAAAATCTTCTCATTATATGGAAGGGACAAATCAGATCGCGAGAGTGCATACTGCAAGGGCCGTGTTAAATGGCACGATAAATGATTCTCTTTGA
- a CDS encoding acyl-CoA dehydrogenase family protein — MDFRFSPEEERFREEVCHFLDAEVTEEMIEEVERGTEIGIGPHTWELMRRLGKKKWLAPAFPEEYGGMGATRWQQFILTDEVSYHRALPLGLCGVTIVGPMLLHSGSEAQKREYLPRIARGEIDFALGYTEPEAGSDLANLQIRAEKKGDFYVVNGQKTFNTGCHFTQYVWLAVRTDPTVPKHKGISLLIVDMKTPGITVRPLWVMDGERSNEVFYDDVKVPVENLVGEENRGFYYILTALSYERILPMGELRRIFEEFVGYIKDQGLGKDPLVQQHVAQLATELQALYLIAYRVIWLIENKMAPNWEAPMVKVYMTEFMRRFSNTAMEIMGPCGQLQKGSPSAPLMGRIERLYRHAARRNISAGASEIQRNTIARIGLNLPRGEG; from the coding sequence ATGGATTTTCGTTTTTCACCGGAAGAAGAGAGATTTAGAGAAGAGGTTTGTCATTTCCTGGATGCAGAGGTAACCGAGGAGATGATTGAAGAGGTGGAAAGGGGGACAGAGATAGGGATAGGGCCACATACATGGGAACTCATGCGCAGGCTGGGCAAGAAAAAGTGGTTGGCTCCTGCTTTTCCAGAAGAATATGGAGGAATGGGTGCCACCCGCTGGCAGCAGTTTATTCTCACCGATGAAGTGTCGTACCACAGAGCTTTACCATTAGGTCTTTGCGGTGTTACGATTGTAGGACCTATGCTGCTTCATTCCGGAAGTGAGGCACAGAAGAGAGAGTACCTTCCCAGGATAGCCAGGGGGGAGATTGACTTTGCCCTGGGGTACACAGAGCCGGAAGCCGGCTCAGACCTGGCCAATCTGCAGATCAGGGCGGAGAAAAAAGGGGATTTTTACGTCGTAAATGGACAGAAGACTTTTAACACGGGATGCCATTTTACTCAATATGTATGGCTCGCCGTCAGGACAGACCCCACTGTCCCCAAACATAAAGGGATATCCCTTTTGATTGTTGATATGAAGACTCCGGGTATCACGGTGCGCCCCTTATGGGTTATGGATGGTGAGAGGAGCAACGAGGTCTTTTATGATGATGTTAAGGTTCCGGTAGAGAATCTGGTCGGTGAAGAAAACCGGGGGTTTTATTATATCTTGACTGCCCTTTCCTACGAGAGGATTTTACCCATGGGAGAGCTGCGACGTATCTTTGAAGAATTTGTCGGCTACATTAAAGATCAGGGGCTTGGCAAAGATCCTCTCGTTCAACAGCATGTGGCCCAACTGGCCACCGAGTTACAGGCGTTGTATCTTATTGCCTACCGTGTGATATGGCTGATAGAGAATAAGATGGCCCCAAATTGGGAGGCGCCCATGGTCAAAGTATATATGACCGAATTTATGAGGAGGTTCAGTAATACGGCGATGGAAATTATGGGACCCTGCGGTCAATTACAGAAAGGTTCCCCCTCGGCCCCCCTTATGGGAAGAATAGAGCGTCTCTATCGCCATGCAGCCCGCCGCAATATTTCGGCAGGAGCTTCAGAAATTCAGCGAAATACCATCGCAAGAATAGGGTTGAATCTACCGAGAGGTGAGGGATAG
- a CDS encoding acyl-CoA dehydrogenase family protein, protein MNLSLNEEQEIIKRTTRNFLAKECPTSLVREIEEGKREFSPPLWRKMAEMGWLGLIFPSEYGGSEGNFLDLAVLLEEMGRACAPSWFFSTILLGAQSILNIGNEEQKKRLLPAINNGESLGTMAIIEPQSGSDVAKIEMTSRREGDTFSLNGIKLCVPDAHIADWMVCVTRGKGEKNGSPAMGLFLVDKESPGISITPLMTISGDKLFEIKFDNVKVSAENLLGDGEQSTADLERTLQRAALAKCAEMVGGAQKVLEMTVDYAKQRVQFNRPIGSFQAIQHHCANMAIDLDCSRYLAYYAAWMLSEGIPCEKEIAMAKAFISDAYINITTLGQQIHGGTGLIKEHDMQLYFRRAKAAALSLGNGTFQRGIVAREMGLN, encoded by the coding sequence ATGAATCTATCCTTGAATGAAGAACAGGAGATAATAAAGAGAACTACCCGGAATTTTCTGGCAAAAGAGTGTCCAACAAGCCTGGTACGGGAGATAGAGGAAGGGAAGAGGGAATTTTCCCCTCCCCTCTGGCGGAAGATGGCAGAGATGGGCTGGCTGGGTTTAATATTCCCATCTGAATATGGTGGCAGTGAAGGTAATTTCCTTGATCTTGCGGTGCTTCTGGAAGAAATGGGAAGAGCGTGCGCACCGAGCTGGTTCTTTTCCACTATCCTCCTGGGGGCACAGAGTATCCTTAATATCGGTAACGAAGAGCAGAAGAAAAGGCTGCTTCCTGCTATAAATAACGGTGAATCCCTGGGAACCATGGCTATAATTGAACCTCAATCGGGCTCCGATGTAGCAAAGATCGAGATGACTTCCAGAAGGGAGGGAGATACTTTCTCTCTAAATGGTATCAAACTCTGTGTACCTGATGCCCATATTGCCGACTGGATGGTTTGTGTTACAAGAGGTAAGGGAGAAAAAAATGGGAGTCCTGCTATGGGACTTTTCCTCGTAGATAAAGAAAGCCCTGGTATATCCATTACTCCTCTTATGACCATTTCAGGGGATAAGCTGTTTGAAATAAAATTTGATAATGTGAAGGTATCTGCAGAAAACCTCCTTGGCGACGGGGAGCAGAGTACGGCAGATTTAGAAAGGACATTGCAGCGAGCCGCTCTGGCTAAATGTGCGGAGATGGTCGGCGGGGCGCAAAAGGTTCTGGAAATGACAGTAGATTATGCCAAACAGCGGGTGCAATTTAATCGTCCCATAGGAAGCTTCCAGGCTATCCAACACCACTGTGCCAATATGGCCATTGATCTTGATTGTTCTCGTTACCTTGCCTACTATGCGGCATGGATGCTAAGTGAGGGAATCCCCTGTGAAAAGGAAATAGCAATGGCGAAGGCGTTTATCAGTGATGCCTATATCAACATTACCACCTTAGGCCAGCAGATACATGGTGGTACGGGTTTAATTAAAGAGCACGACATGCAACTTTATTTCCGACGTGCCAAGGCGGCAGCTCTATCCTTAGGTAACGGCACCTTTCAACGGGGGATAGTGGCCAGGGAAATGGGACTTAACTAA
- a CDS encoding acyl-CoA dehydrogenase family protein: protein MYELTEEQRMVQQAIRKIVSKEVEPKIGETDKIGDFPFDVAKMLIDHGFHLLPLPEEYGGYDSVLMNCLGIEELSGKTARKPVKLNAQQRELISKMQLKMPKMIM, encoded by the coding sequence ATGTATGAACTTACCGAAGAACAAAGAATGGTGCAGCAAGCAATTAGAAAGATAGTATCCAAGGAAGTAGAGCCGAAGATAGGGGAAACAGATAAAATCGGGGATTTCCCTTTCGATGTCGCCAAAATGCTGATAGATCACGGATTCCATTTGCTGCCCCTTCCTGAAGAGTATGGAGGATATGACAGTGTTCTTATGAACTGCTTAGGCATAGAGGAGCTTTCGGGCAAAACAGCACGGAAGCCGGTTAAGCTCAACGCGCAACAGAGAGAACTGATAAGCAAAATGCAACTCAAAATGCCGAAAATGATCATGTAG
- a CDS encoding VWA domain-containing protein, producing the protein MELCQRCMFEQKEEQDKILQELAYSKNRTVRDLLKYLRDGGKGSIRDKTLEHVKKRVRGEEPGDHIKVEGGYENLADGILPADVEGCLERYVEQGDLKLEKGQVIITQKGGQKLADIARVNLENLMKKREAGTYKVKEVGYGLELALSTRKYKYGDAYGSVDIQKTLLNSLKRKALTEKNISDAHRGRKSPISLEREDFEVFEKNNESKISMALLIDESGSMGEEKRDAAISTCLALARTKRPGDTLKVIVYSSQIKEISYWDILNINLLGGTTDIKAALLAGRRALCNERGNKQVYLITDTEPNTENGKYVGFEKAAPGVKKEALQYRREDITLNIIMLGEKPGLKDFASQLAKINAGRVFFTSSDNLGRVIIEDYLSARKSIGGRSI; encoded by the coding sequence ATGGAACTCTGCCAGAGATGCATGTTTGAACAGAAAGAGGAACAGGATAAGATTTTGCAGGAGCTTGCCTATTCTAAAAATCGCACCGTAAGAGATTTACTCAAGTATCTCAGGGACGGCGGCAAGGGGAGCATCAGGGATAAAACGCTCGAACATGTCAAGAAAAGGGTGAGGGGTGAAGAACCGGGGGATCATATTAAAGTGGAGGGTGGCTATGAAAATCTTGCCGATGGGATTCTACCGGCAGATGTAGAGGGTTGCCTGGAAAGGTATGTTGAGCAGGGCGATCTAAAACTGGAAAAAGGTCAGGTGATAATAACTCAAAAAGGCGGTCAAAAACTGGCAGATATAGCAAGGGTCAATTTGGAAAATCTGATGAAAAAAAGGGAAGCCGGCACCTATAAAGTAAAAGAGGTGGGCTATGGTCTGGAATTGGCCTTATCTACGAGGAAATATAAGTATGGCGATGCCTACGGATCTGTTGATATTCAAAAAACACTTCTTAATTCTCTAAAGAGAAAGGCATTAACGGAAAAGAATATCTCCGATGCTCATAGAGGAAGAAAGTCTCCTATTTCCTTAGAACGGGAAGACTTTGAGGTTTTTGAGAAAAACAACGAAAGTAAAATCAGCATGGCCTTATTGATTGATGAAAGCGGAAGCATGGGTGAGGAGAAAAGAGATGCGGCCATCAGCACCTGTCTGGCTCTGGCGAGGACAAAAAGACCGGGCGACACTTTAAAGGTTATCGTTTACTCCTCGCAGATCAAGGAAATATCCTACTGGGATATCTTAAATATAAATCTTTTAGGTGGCACTACAGATATAAAGGCCGCTCTACTGGCCGGCAGGAGGGCTCTGTGCAATGAAAGGGGAAACAAACAAGTATACCTTATTACAGATACCGAACCTAATACGGAAAATGGCAAGTATGTGGGATTTGAAAAAGCGGCACCCGGTGTAAAAAAAGAAGCCCTCCAATACAGAAGGGAAGACATTACCCTGAATATAATAATGTTGGGGGAAAAACCAGGGCTGAAAGATTTTGCCTCTCAACTGGCTAAAATTAATGCGGGTCGTGTCTTCTTTACCTCTTCGGATAATCTGGGAAGGGTAATAATTGAGGACTATTTATCTGCCCGGAAGAGTATCGGCGGGAGGTCTATTTGA
- a CDS encoding AAA family ATPase, whose amino-acid sequence MKSRFNLDSYQPVSVVNQLRASILQKIKKGEEILPDIQGREETKRDVLRALLSGYNIYLVSEEGTGKTRLAKSLTRLLSPIPRIKNCPYNDDPKWPAHLLCPRCIEDPVREYELVAGERRFSRIQGNDYTDEAKLLGLVDIQAIVQGRSPTDAMAFAATGIFRANRGILFIDELPAIRTKVQVLLHPILEEKKAILEEYNWEHPLDIVLVATGNPQGFSHVNEVPRPLLDRLELIYMPLPTKEIEMEIMLREKFKTENYLQDMGREEDCLPQKINMKENERKVVLPWWIMHLLNESISHSRKCGLLDRRTSLRGSYRALDHTYASAELENRKVGYLQDAVAGLKLALRGRIELKPDLIDFENPEESFKRTDEVSEDLLWNAFENLRFSILAECDRERLAKDIRQVILCSEEIKNLTLKLQKYGELNRVIKKMEMVGMEKVKGELLNEREKEVFTEPAAADQETLEQYNYSAFETVLNTALHGNLIAEEEIKGRIFTPAMIGWAKGRG is encoded by the coding sequence GTGAAAAGTAGATTTAATCTGGACAGCTACCAGCCAGTTTCCGTAGTAAATCAACTCAGGGCTTCCATTTTACAGAAAATTAAGAAAGGAGAAGAGATACTGCCGGACATTCAAGGCCGGGAGGAAACAAAAAGAGATGTTCTACGGGCGTTACTTTCCGGCTACAACATTTATCTGGTTTCTGAAGAGGGGACAGGGAAAACAAGGTTAGCCAAATCTTTGACCAGGCTTTTATCTCCCATCCCGAGGATAAAAAATTGCCCTTATAATGATGATCCGAAGTGGCCTGCTCATTTATTATGTCCAAGATGCATTGAAGATCCGGTAAGAGAATATGAGCTGGTAGCGGGTGAACGTAGATTTTCCCGCATTCAGGGCAATGACTATACTGATGAAGCAAAATTACTGGGCCTGGTAGATATTCAGGCCATAGTCCAGGGCAGAAGCCCAACGGATGCCATGGCCTTTGCCGCCACAGGTATCTTCAGGGCTAATCGGGGCATCTTATTTATTGATGAATTGCCGGCTATTCGAACCAAGGTTCAGGTTCTGTTACACCCTATCCTGGAGGAGAAGAAAGCCATCCTCGAAGAGTACAACTGGGAGCATCCTCTTGATATTGTCCTCGTGGCTACTGGCAATCCGCAGGGTTTTTCCCATGTTAATGAGGTTCCACGTCCCCTCTTAGACAGGTTAGAACTGATCTATATGCCCCTGCCCACTAAAGAGATAGAAATGGAGATTATGCTGCGAGAAAAATTTAAAACCGAGAACTACTTACAGGATATGGGAAGAGAAGAGGATTGCCTCCCCCAGAAGATAAACATGAAAGAGAATGAAAGGAAGGTAGTACTACCCTGGTGGATAATGCATCTTTTGAATGAAAGTATAAGTCACAGCCGCAAATGTGGGTTGTTAGACAGAAGGACAAGTCTCAGGGGGAGTTACAGGGCGCTCGACCATACCTATGCCAGTGCTGAACTGGAAAATAGAAAAGTGGGGTATCTGCAGGATGCCGTTGCTGGATTAAAGCTGGCCTTGCGCGGTCGCATAGAATTGAAACCTGATTTGATAGACTTCGAAAATCCTGAGGAGAGTTTTAAGCGTACCGATGAGGTAAGCGAAGATTTACTGTGGAACGCCTTTGAAAATCTGAGATTTTCTATCCTCGCAGAATGTGACAGGGAAAGACTGGCGAAGGATATAAGGCAGGTTATCTTATGTTCTGAAGAAATTAAAAATCTCACCCTTAAACTTCAGAAATATGGGGAATTAAACCGGGTTATAAAGAAAATGGAAATGGTGGGAATGGAAAAGGTAAAGGGTGAGTTGCTCAATGAACGGGAGAAGGAAGTCTTTACGGAACCGGCTGCCGCTGACCAGGAAACCCTGGAACAATATAACTATTCAGCTTTTGAGACTGTTTTAAATACGGCCTTACACGGCAATCTAATAGCGGAAGAGGAAATCAAAGGCAGGATTTTTACCCCGGCGATGATCGGCTGGGCAAAGGGGAGAGGATAA
- a CDS encoding glycine radical domain-containing protein, whose translation MADGSFSPAAGADKKGPTAVLNSVGKVPFLHTGLFNQRFMPAFLEGENKKLFAEYLKEWYEKMTIPHIQFNVVNSETLRDAQQNPEKYPDLQVRIAGYSAYFIDIPKETQDSIICRTEHSF comes from the coding sequence ATGGCTGATGGTAGCTTTTCGCCTGCGGCGGGCGCTGACAAGAAAGGTCCTACAGCGGTACTTAACTCCGTGGGCAAGGTGCCTTTTCTCCATACCGGCCTCTTTAACCAGCGCTTTATGCCGGCATTTCTTGAGGGAGAGAACAAAAAACTCTTCGCTGAATATTTGAAAGAATGGTATGAAAAGATGACTATCCCCCATATCCAGTTTAATGTAGTTAACTCTGAAACTTTAAGAGATGCCCAGCAAAATCCGGAAAAGTACCCCGATCTCCAGGTAAGAATCGCAGGCTATAGCGCTTACTTTATTGATATACCAAAGGAGACGCAAGACAGCATCATTTGCAGAACGGAGCATAGCTTTTAA
- a CDS encoding glycyl-radical enzyme activating protein: protein MEAGEECASSNDERGIVFNIQRFSIHDGPGIRSTVFLKGCPLHCPWCQNPESIRLLPEIITRDIKCIRCGKCVDICSQGAIFIREEGRVIEWEKCNYCLKCAEVCPSKSIEVSGECKSVDEVIEEVMKDSSFYRRSGGGMTISGGEPLAQWRFTLSLLQKARQKGLRTALDTTGYANWEVLDEVLNYTSLVLYDLKHMDSAKHREVTGMPNERILENLQKTVIEKPGLKVWLRRPLIPDFNDSEEELEELCRFVLTLGPAVEKISLLPFHKFGELKYTATGKVYPYRDIPLLSDERVEEFRRLVASHGLRVEVGK from the coding sequence ATGGAAGCAGGTGAAGAATGCGCCTCCTCAAACGATGAGCGGGGTATTGTCTTTAACATCCAACGTTTCTCTATTCATGACGGTCCTGGAATAAGAAGCACAGTCTTTTTGAAAGGATGCCCTCTTCACTGCCCCTGGTGTCAGAACCCTGAGTCCATAAGGCTTTTACCAGAGATTATTACGAGGGATATCAAGTGTATCAGGTGTGGCAAATGTGTTGATATCTGTTCGCAAGGGGCAATTTTCATAAGGGAAGAGGGGAGGGTTATTGAGTGGGAGAAGTGTAATTATTGTTTAAAATGTGCCGAAGTTTGCCCTTCAAAATCAATAGAGGTTAGCGGAGAGTGTAAAAGCGTAGATGAAGTAATAGAAGAAGTCATGAAGGATTCCAGCTTCTACCGCAGATCAGGAGGAGGTATGACCATCTCAGGGGGTGAGCCTTTAGCTCAGTGGCGATTTACCCTGTCCTTATTGCAGAAAGCCAGGCAGAAAGGGTTACGCACTGCCCTGGATACTACAGGTTATGCCAACTGGGAGGTACTGGATGAGGTATTAAACTACACCAGTTTAGTACTTTATGATCTTAAACATATGGATTCAGCAAAACATAGAGAAGTTACTGGCATGCCTAATGAGAGGATTCTGGAAAATTTGCAAAAGACAGTAATAGAAAAACCAGGTTTGAAGGTATGGCTCAGGCGACCTCTGATCCCAGATTTTAATGATTCTGAAGAAGAACTGGAGGAACTTTGCAGGTTTGTCCTTACACTTGGGCCAGCGGTGGAGAAGATATCTTTGTTGCCCTTTCATAAATTTGGCGAATTAAAATATACTGCCACCGGAAAGGTCTATCCTTATCGGGATATTCCTCTTCTTAGTGATGAGCGGGTTGAAGAATTCAGAAGACTGGTTGCCTCCCATGGCCTTAGGGTAGAAGTGGGCAAATGA